A segment of the Clostridia bacterium genome:
CGCCCTCCTTCTTCGCCCTGAAACTCGTATAGCTCCGATCCACCAGCGCCGCCGCCAGCGCCGCCGCCTTCTCCTCCTCCGCCAGCAGCTTCTTCAGCTTCCGCCCATCCACGCTGAGATACTGCCAGGGATCCTCCCCCATTGCTTCCACGAGCTCAGCGAAATGCTTCGCATCCTCTACCGCCTTCGACGGCGTAGCCCAATGCCCCCACACCAGCCCGCCCGACTCCACCGGGCCGTTGGCCGCGCACCATGCAGAGAGAGCCTTCTTGCGGTCCTCCACCTGCCGCTCCAAAAGCGCCAGCTCTCCCGCGATCCGCTTTGCATCTTCCGCGCTCGCGCAAACCACCTGCCCGCTGCCGATATTCCTGACTGCCGGGCATACCCCCGCATACCCGCACCACGAGCACGCCGCGCCCGGCCTGGGAGCGAATTCTTTCTCCGCCTCGATCTGGGCGATCATCCCCAGCACCCGGCTTTCAGCCTGCTCCACATCCCGCTCATCGATGCAGGCATGCCGGACCACCCCGTGCCTCACGAACTCCAATCTCGCCTCGAATTCCTCCACCTGGGGGTACTCGCGCTTGACCGCCCAGGCATAGATCGCGAGCTGGGGATCCCTTTCCACCTCTGCTTCGGTCCTTACCCGCCAGTCGGTCTTATAATCCACGATGGTCGCCTTATCCCCATCGATTTCCAAAAGGTCCAGCACCCCCCAGTACATCACCCCGGGCGAGACCTCGAACTTGATCTGCTCCTCGATGCCCACGGTAACATCCGGGTGAAACACATGCGCCCCGCCAAATCCTTCTATAATGCGCATGACCTCTGCGAACCCCGCGCTTCCCAGGGCGCTCGGTTCCTGGTAGAACACCCGCGCCGCGATCTCCGGCAAAGCGGTGATATCGGTCTCCAGCCCCCGCGCCAGCAGGTGCCGGTCATACTCGGCAATGATCTTGTGGACCACCCGCCCGATGAGGACCGCCTCCGAAGCCGCCGCCGGGACCCTATCCCGGTACTGCAGCTTATACGCCCTGGGGCACGCCTCGAACAGACTGAACCTGGTATGGCTGTAATGCCTCACTTCCTCATCTCCTTTAGAACAGCGCCCGCTGGATAACCGGGACCTCTACAGCCGGGGCCTCTGCACCCGCCTGCCTCCGCCCCTTTTCCGCGCCGCCATCCTCCTGCCCGATCTCTTCCTCCGCTCCCGCTTCCTCCACCTTTTCTGCCTTCTTCTTCTCCAGCTCCGCCTTGAGCCGCGCCACCAGTTTTTCGAAATCCTGCCCCGGTTTCTCGATAACCGCCTTCCGCTTGGCCGGAGGCATGCCCAGAAGCACCATCAACCGGACCGCCTCCTCCCTGAGCCCGGGACCCTCTTCTTCTCCTTCTTCCGCCGCAAGCCCCTCTGCCTCCGCTTCGCCCTCGGGTTCTACCGGGACGGCATGCGGAAACAGATCATCTGGCGGCTCGTCCATATTGATCTCCGGCAGCAGCAGCTCAGGCAGCTTCTTCTGGCTGGCCGCCAGCACATCCACCATGCGCAGGTTTTCGGTGGCGAGATCCATCACAAAGACCACCTTTTTCTTGCCCTCCACCTGCACTTCTTTCGGCCTGATGACCAGCCTGAGCGGGATCATGGCGATCCTTCCGCCAGTAAGTAACCTGACCATCTCGATTGCCGAATTGAGGTTGACGATCGAGTGGTAACTCGAGGTATCGATCTGCCACACTCCTATCCCCGGTACTTTGGGCAGAAGAAACCTGAGCGTCCCCACCGGCCTGCAGTGCTGCTTCTTCGCCCACTCGCACTCGGCGGGGACGCACTCGATCTCCCGCATCTCCCCGGTTTCCCGGTCGATCTCCATGGCCGACTCCCCATCTCCCTTGCAGATGAGCCCGGTCCCCGAGCCGTAACGCCGGTAATACTGGGGAAAGATCTGCTCGGGGTCGTTAGTGGGGAACATCACATCCAGCGCCCGTGGCTGGTCCCCGTACACCGCATGGAAAGCCTTCGCCATCTCTTCCGAGGTGGGGCCTCCATCCGCCCGGCACACGAAGAAGTCCACCGCCTTCGGGTACTCATTCCCGGTCCTCTTCGAGGTCTGCTTGATCCCGAGCCTGATCTTCCCGAGCCGGGGCAGCCTCCTCACATCCGAAATCCCCTTAATGGGCATAAACCTTTTGCCTCCTCTCCTCTCTAGACCACATGATCCAGACCCGCATCGCCAGAAGATACAGCTTAAAATCGCTGACTTTTCCGCAAAAGCTCGCGATACCGCGCATCAGCCTTCCTCCTCGCTCGGCCTTGACCCGCTCATTTCCGCCTGCTACAATAAACCAGGGTGGGTTCATCAATAGGCGGCTCCCAGAGCCGTCTTTCCTTTTAGCCCTTTCCTTTCTCCCGCCTTTGCCCCGAGCTCCAGAACTCCCAGCTTCGCCGCGAACTGCTTGAGCTCTCCGATCTCCCGCTCGAGCTCGCATAGCTCCCTGATGATCCGTGCGAACTCCGAGAGCTCCGAGCCCTCCAGCCTGCCATCGGCAGCGATCGCCACCAGCCGCGACTTCACCCGCTCCGCGTCATCCATCTCCTTGAGCACCCCAAGCACCACCCCGGCGAGGTTGTCGCATTCATAGTCGTAGGCGATCACCCGCCCGATAGGGCATGCCCTCGCGCACCAGCGCCCGGGCAGCGCCTGATCGCCATACACTTCCGCCATCTTCAGCACCACCTCCGGCGGGGCGATGGTATGCCCATTTTCGTAGGAGGTGAGCGTCCGCCTGCCGATATTAAGCCGGTCCGCCGCCTCCTGCTGGCTCAGCCCCGCCTTCTTCCGGGCCTCTTTCAGCACCTTTTCCACCTCCTTTCCGGGGTAACATCTCCAGCAGGACACGACCACAGAGCGCTAAGCGCGCGCTCTGTGGCCTGCACCTGCCGCCGGTAAAGCTGCCGCGCCTCCGCTATCAGATCCCGCTTCAGGTCTTGCTCTTGGGGCTCAAGCTCGGGAGCTGATGCAAGTGATTCCAAGAGCCCTTCTAGTGGGATTCGGATGGCGCGCCCTATGCGCAGGGCCGGTATCTTCTTCTGGCGGACCATCTCATATACGCTCCATGCAGAGACCTTGAGCAAGTCCGCCGCTTCCGGGACGGTGAGAATGGTTGGTGCGTTCATCATCCTGCCTCCTCGAACTCGAAAGACAGAAAGCCGCTAGCCCGCCTCTTCATCAGGCGAACCAGCGGCATACGGATCCATCAGCGCGGTCACGGGCACTTCAAGCGCCCCTGCAACCTTTCTCAGCGTCCGCATCAGGGGCGATACCTGCCCATGCTCCCAGTAGAACAACGTCGCCTTCGATACTCCCGCTGCCCTCGCCAGTTCCGCTAACGACAGCCCACGCCGGGTGCGCCAGTACCGAAGGGCCATATTCCCTCGCTGGGTCATTTCGGCCATGTCCCGCTCCCTCCCCTCATGCTGCCATGATACCAACACATTATAATCATGTCAAGACCAATTCACGGAAATTCAATAAATCGCCTCCTGCATGTTCACTTAATTGATATAAGATCCTCTAGACTTATCCATTCTGCCTGCAATAGAATCAATGTATTGATATGGGAATCGAGGAGGAGAATTTGAAAATGTCGATCGGAAAAAAGATCCGCAAGCTGCGCGAAGCTCAAGGGTACACCATAGAAACCCTCGCCCAGGCTGCAGGGGTAGCCAAAGGGACGGTGGCCCGGCTGGAGATGGGCGCCGGGACCCCGCGCATCGACACTTTAGAAGTTATCGCCAAAACCTTGGGGACTACACTGGAAGATCTTATCGCTGCCTCAGATATCGATGAAACAGACCCTGCTGAGGCCGAGATTCAGGGCATCGCCGACATCATCCGCCGTCTCCGGCCCGAACAGCGCCGCGCCCTGCGGGAATTCCTCCTTACCATGTTCGAAATCCCCAAGGGCCGTATTTTCGACCTTATCCCTAAAGGGGAGGCCAATCTTGCGGACGCTCTGGTTCGGGCTGCCGATATCGCTTACCGCGCAAACCTCTCTGACAGCACGCGCAAAGAGCTTTTTGACGCCACCGTCAAATATTACGGCAGCACCGAAGAGGCAGCGCCATTTGCCGCCCACGATCCCGAACCTAAGCCGAACCTGGAGAAAAGAGCAGGGCATGCCGATAACAATTAGACATCAGCATATCTAAACTTTTTTAGTCCGGAGGTTTCTCATGAGCCCGCCAATTCCAACTCTGGAGGATTTGCTATCTCTTGTTGCCGGTCTTGGGTGCCGGGTAGAGCAGCGCCCAAGCCTCGCTGCCAGCCTCGGCTTTTCCGGCATTACCACCGGGCGCACCATCATCATCGATTCTTCTCTTTCCGCGCGCGAGAAAAAAAGCGTGCTGGCAGAAGAAATCGGGCACATCCTCCACGCCCCGCCCGAAAGCCATGCTGTTTTTTACTCGCCCCGCTTCCGCCGCCTTGACTTCGATCGCCGGTCCCGCCTCGCCTACCGGGTGGGTAGAGACGAGACCCGCGCCCGCCGCTGGGCCGCTGAATTCCTGGTCCCGCAATCCGCCTTTCTCGAGTTCGCGCAGACCGGACCTCACTCCCTGCCCGACTGGTGCGATTACTTCGAGGTATCTGAATGGCTGATGTTGGTCCGCTTCCAATTGACCGAGATCCGCTCTTATCCTGCTTCGCATGCGAATCGATCTCTGAATAACAAACAATTGCAGCGAGGTGAACCGCTATGGTGAGAGGGCACATCGAGCAGCGCTACAAGACTACCTTCACCATCATCCTCGACCTGGGAAGAGATGCCAGCGGCAAGCGCAAGAGGATCGCCAAGAGCTTCAAAGGGAGCAAGCGCGAAGCCGAGGCCGAAATGCTCCGCATGATCGCCGAATACGAAAAAGGCCAATACATAAAGCCCAGCCGCATCACCACCGCCGAATTCCTCGACCGCTGGCTCAGCACCGCCCGCCACGCCGTGAGCCCGAAAACCGCCGAGCGCTACGCTGATTACATCAAAGCCGCCGTCTCCGCGCTCGGCAGCATCCGCCTCCAAGAGCTCAACCCCATCCACTTAGAAGAATTCTACGACCAGCTCAGGAACTCCGGCCTCAGCGCCAGAACCATCCTCCACCACCACCGGGTCCTGCACACCGCCCTGAACGCGGCGGTCAACTACCGGCTCCTGGCCGAAAACCCGGCCGATCGCGCCCAGCCGCCCAAGCCCGAGCCGCCCGAAATGCAGATCCTCACCCAAGAACAGCTCGCCGAGCTGATCTGGGATGCGCGGAACAGCAAATACTTCCCGCTCCTCTACCTTGCCGCCTATACCGGCATGCGCCGGGGTGAGCTTTTAGCCCTCCGCTGGCAGGACATCGACTGGCAGACCGCCACCATCTCCATCCGCCAGACCCTTCAGCAGACCAAAGACGGCCTCTTTTTCAAAGAGGCCAAGAACCGGTCCTCCCGCCGCCGCATCGCCATCTCCGATTCCACCATCTCCGTGCTGAGAAAGCACCGGAAAGACCAAGCGAGAGAGCGCCTGAAGCACGCCAGCTCATACAACGACCAGGGGCTCGTGTTCTGCCAGCCCAACGGCGATCCCCTCAAGCCCGACACCGTGTCCACCTGGTTCTACAAGTTTCAGCGCTCGCGCAAAAAAGAGCCCTGCGTCCGCTTCCACGACCTCCGCCACACCCACGCCAGCCTCCTCCTCCTCGCCGGGTGGAACCCAAAGGTGGTGCAGGAGCGCCTGGGTCATTCCTCCA
Coding sequences within it:
- a CDS encoding helix-turn-helix transcriptional regulator, whose translation is MLVSWQHEGRERDMAEMTQRGNMALRYWRTRRGLSLAELARAAGVSKATLFYWEHGQVSPLMRTLRKVAGALEVPVTALMDPYAAGSPDEEAG
- a CDS encoding PD-(D/E)XK nuclease family protein gives rise to the protein MRHYSHTRFSLFEACPRAYKLQYRDRVPAAASEAVLIGRVVHKIIAEYDRHLLARGLETDITALPEIAARVFYQEPSALGSAGFAEVMRIIEGFGGAHVFHPDVTVGIEEQIKFEVSPGVMYWGVLDLLEIDGDKATIVDYKTDWRVRTEAEVERDPQLAIYAWAVKREYPQVEEFEARLEFVRHGVVRHACIDERDVEQAESRVLGMIAQIEAEKEFAPRPGAACSWCGYAGVCPAVRNIGSGQVVCASAEDAKRIAGELALLERQVEDRKKALSAWCAANGPVESGGLVWGHWATPSKAVEDAKHFAELVEAMGEDPWQYLSVDGRKLKKLLAEEEKAAALAAALVDRSYTSFRAKKEGAEV
- a CDS encoding helix-turn-helix transcriptional regulator; the protein is MLKEARKKAGLSQQEAADRLNIGRRTLTSYENGHTIAPPEVVLKMAEVYGDQALPGRWCARACPIGRVIAYDYECDNLAGVVLGVLKEMDDAERVKSRLVAIAADGRLEGSELSEFARIIRELCELEREIGELKQFAAKLGVLELGAKAGERKGLKGKTALGAAY
- a CDS encoding site-specific integrase, whose amino-acid sequence is MVRGHIEQRYKTTFTIILDLGRDASGKRKRIAKSFKGSKREAEAEMLRMIAEYEKGQYIKPSRITTAEFLDRWLSTARHAVSPKTAERYADYIKAAVSALGSIRLQELNPIHLEEFYDQLRNSGLSARTILHHHRVLHTALNAAVNYRLLAENPADRAQPPKPEPPEMQILTQEQLAELIWDARNSKYFPLLYLAAYTGMRRGELLALRWQDIDWQTATISIRQTLQQTKDGLFFKEAKNRSSRRRIAISDSTISVLRKHRKDQARERLKHASSYNDQGLVFCQPNGDPLKPDTVSTWFYKFQRSRKKEPCVRFHDLRHTHASLLLLAGWNPKVVQERLGHSSISTTMDIYSHILPSLHQSAAASLDAIIKPMSPDPESDRKK
- a CDS encoding helix-turn-helix domain-containing protein, with the translated sequence MMNAPTILTVPEAADLLKVSAWSVYEMVRQKKIPALRIGRAIRIPLEGLLESLASAPELEPQEQDLKRDLIAEARQLYRRQVQATERALSALWSCPAGDVTPERRWKRC
- a CDS encoding helix-turn-helix transcriptional regulator encodes the protein MSIGKKIRKLREAQGYTIETLAQAAGVAKGTVARLEMGAGTPRIDTLEVIAKTLGTTLEDLIAASDIDETDPAEAEIQGIADIIRRLRPEQRRALREFLLTMFEIPKGRIFDLIPKGEANLADALVRAADIAYRANLSDSTRKELFDATVKYYGSTEEAAPFAAHDPEPKPNLEKRAGHADNN
- a CDS encoding ImmA/IrrE family metallo-endopeptidase, whose amino-acid sequence is MSPPIPTLEDLLSLVAGLGCRVEQRPSLAASLGFSGITTGRTIIIDSSLSAREKKSVLAEEIGHILHAPPESHAVFYSPRFRRLDFDRRSRLAYRVGRDETRARRWAAEFLVPQSAFLEFAQTGPHSLPDWCDYFEVSEWLMLVRFQLTEIRSYPASHANRSLNNKQLQRGEPLW